Below is a genomic region from Cloeon dipterum chromosome 2, ieCloDipt1.1, whole genome shotgun sequence.
GTCGGCCGTCGACTGTAGGATATTAGGCGTCTCTAATATCCTTAGTCGACTGCTTGATAGGAAGAAAATTTGACGTTAGTGATGTTTATGATGTGAAGAATGTGAGcactataaatataatatacttGGTAATGATACATACAATACTCGTCTTGTTCTTTTGTTTCGAACACTGTCAAAACAAAGATACATACAtcgtattaaattatttttattttacaactatGCTCTAAAAAAGCTGCCCATCATCTCCAGCTTCATAAATTTGCGAACAgcttaaatatattaataagaTGTTCACGTAATTTATTGTATCGTTTAGCTAAATAAGAATGGTTCGAAAATGTTGATCCCGATATGTAGATATGTACTTATTCAGACACTTGGATTCTGTTTATATAGATTGGCTGCATGAAAAGGTTAAAGCACCATGGCGAGTTCCAGTGTCAACAATGCCGAGGAGCCTATGCTACTTGATGATGACATCGTCTCTAACGATCCTATTCCAGTGCGAAAAATCCCTCCGCTAAACTTGGTGATTAGACTCAGGCACCGCGAGATCCACGGGCGCAGCATGAAGTCGCCCAAAAGTCCTCAGAATCTCACCCGGGACTTTTATCAAAGCGTGTTCCCGAACTTGACGCTCGCTAATGTCGATACGCCGCCGGTTTTCCTCAGAAAGTTCAACCCGATTGGAAGCCACCTGCTCGCATTTTCCTCGGACCAAACAAGTATTGAGATCTACAAGTACCTTGGACCGTCAGCTGCTGGTTCAGCGTTACACAAGTATGTGTGGGGGCACGAGAGAGACACTTTCAcataaatgattattatttagagGCAGTGTTCGCCAACCAGTTCACTCAAAAAAGTctctattttttctcaaaatcaaaatctaaCCTACataatttaatggaaataGTATTGAAATAgcgataaaatgtttttttgtgcTCATTATTATTGggacattaaatttgcaaggcCGCATTACCATTCTCAACTATCTTATTAGaaaaagctttattttcatgaagaaaattgcaatatctAGGGTTCTTAAAACATCCGTGTTTCCGTTTCCAAACTCTGACTACAAGTTTTAATGAGTATATCTTTCCGTTTCAGGTTTAATGGAGATTGCGTGGACTTTGCGGAATTCAATCGGAACCAGAACAGGATCAACATTTTCGAATTGTTCTTCAAGCGAAAATGGATGGTGAATTTGGCTCAAAGTGGCGAACAGCTGAATCGAGAGTGCAGCCTCTTCACGGACGACTCCAAATACGTGATTGTTTGCTCATCTGCGTTTGTGGATGGCAACAGTGGCGACCAGCAGCAGAGCAGTTTCTTCAACGTCTACTCAAATAATGAAGCTGTTACACCACACAACAGTTTTCGACTGGAAGACTACACAATCTTCCTTGTGGACATTGAAAACGGCCGATTATGTGATACAATTAGCTTCAAGACTGACAAAATCTACCTATCTCACAACCAAGGCATTTATCTACTCAATGATACCTTAGCCGTTCTCTCAGTGCAGCACCAGtctatttatttgctcaaacTGTTAAATGGAAAGTTCCTTCCTGTACAGAAAATAGGCCGGTTTTGTTTCCCTGGTGACGAAGAGCAGCTTCTCTCCATTGTGCCCTCTGCTGTGCCACCCTACCGAGAAGCCACCATCAACTCCCTCAAACACAGGTTGCTCGCCTTCTTATACCACAAGGCCAAGGACGCATCACAACAGATGGGCACTCTGTATGAGCTGAGAAAGTTTTACCAATATTTCGATCACATACGCTCGCTGAAACTTTGGAAGATGCAGCTGCTTGACGAGGATCACTTGCTGATGAAGTACGCGGACGAAGATGTCGTGACAATGAAGACTCTTGAACCAAACAGTGCCACGTCTTTTTTTGTGGTCTACAACATTTCCAAAGCCACTGTACTTGCTGTGTATGAAAATAGTGCTGAAGAAATGCTTGCCTTGTTGGAGAACTTCTGtgattattttagaaatactAAAATGCACAAGAACTTTGCTTGCTCGCCATCAAATAGTATCCATGCCAGGTAAAACCTAACTATCACTCTTTAATCAAATATAACAGACACCTCAGACACCTATTGATAGATGCCATGAAGGCAAAAACATGGGGCGTTgtcatatatttttcagttgaagtTAAATGCAGCTTCTTTGGTGTATAttaagctgtttatttttccgtaatGCTAAATAAATATGCGGCTAAAGAGTAATACTCAGTCCCCAGACGGGACACGAGGCTCTTAAAGTAGGGCTTCAACCAGCAGCCGACATATCTATACAGCCAAGgaagctgaatttaattttaactgaataGCAGACTTACATTTAAACTTCACTAATTGTCGTGATACTCTTTGGCCTGAAACGGTGGTTCTTGACTTGTCGGCCCGGCCCGGGCGCTTGGTCATGGTGCCTCTGCGGTCAGTGGcaggccaaagagtgtcacaACACTAATGCAACTTCTAAATCATGGTTTaatgggattttttatttaaattaaacgcataaatttttcagattgaTCCGTAAAAATACTTCTATTGATTAACTggttttagataaattttcgTCCACTTCAAGTTTTTCCCACAGATTTTGCctgaagtcaatttttgcaattttttaggcATATAATGCAACGATTGAAACAAACTATTGTGAGTGCGAGGTTCGGAGGCCCAACTGAAGCTATCAGGAGACTGCTCTGCCAGCTGCCCGTCAGCGCCCAGTCTTTTACGAGCTCACCCTACTTGGATAATTCCCTTTTTAGCTACGATGAGAAGCGAGTGTCCATGATGGAAAGACCGAAGTGCTGTGGCGAATACCCAATAAGGTAcagaaaaattggaacaagaatttcatcaatgaattgttttaaaaattattcacaggTTTTATGGAAGAGATTGTGGGCTTCTCAAATTCAGGATGCATGCAGGGATAATGAACGCAAACATGGGAGCTCCCAGAATTTCAAGAAGACTTGTAGCTTTCATTTTCCACCCTACAGACCCATTTGCTATCAGTGTTCAAAGATCAAATAATGCAGAATATATTGTCAGTTTTCATGTCCGACACAACTTTAGTCATGTAATGTCTGAATGGGATGATTACTAACTGTTTGAACGATCAGTCTCTGtattacataataattaaagtatcatgaaatgataatttatgaattaaaatttgttgaacaaatatttagcTGGGAAgacttgaataaaatttaagtttcccATAGATGAAggctttttattgttatttttttacttgtttacAATATGTAGATTGGTTAAAGTTAACttcaagcaaataataattttactggaGTATTTCAGTGATATAACTACAAAtgaaaaaacgcatttttaaataatgattttaaatcatccATATCTTTAGCTTTTTGCTCTAATAATAGGGTGTAcgaaaaacgcaaaaaaggaaagaataaATAGTAGGAAGTTCATGTTCTTTCAATGAGACACACTTAATTATATATTACAATTAGTCTTGTGCAAACACAAGAAACAATTaagattgattaaaaaaatccttttcccGAAAATCGTGTTCGCGCTGGTGTTCCCGCACTGGCACATAACACCACGCCCCCCTTTTAAGTGTTTTTTCTCATCATCAGCACGGTGCACGCAGGTCGCACTCGATCTCTGGGTGTTCCGCGTTTGCTTTAGATTCTTTCAATTGTTGTACCGAAATACTGCCTGAAACCTACACAAAAGTCTAGCGCTGGTTTCCTTTTTTCTCGTACTTCAGTCCTAGCGAATTTCTAAGTATGTCGCTGAGGCAGCGGCTTTTGCCAGTATCTGCGCGTGGCAGCGAGCGGCAAAAGCCTGGCAACGAAAATGCCAGGGCGGTAAATACCAGTATCTGCgtgtttccaattttttcaggaGCATCAAAAAACCGGTTTACCACAACACAGCAACagatagaatgaaaatttgtctaTATTTTGTATCTGCACTATCATCCGGTTATTTTCATATGCTTTACCGATCATCAATATGCCTTATCTGCAGGATTCACTTGCTCGAACAAGGCAATGTCGGGGGCATTTATCGTTGCCACTTGGTTTCCACGTGATAATAATGTTTTACAGACatgctattaaatttttatggaaagtttaatatatttttatggatatttattatttcattcattttatttattaaatttcgggGTCAACCTAATACACAGTCATATGACACTTTTcgactttttgttttctttgcatctccaaatctcgggttctaaccatcagaatcttaaaaactacccaccgttagacttgtcttgacctcccctgaccagctaaagggtttaagGGTGCTTACCCCCATCCCCCTTCATCCCCATATTGATACTATTtcgataataaaatttttagcatgcATCCTCTGgccttaaaaatatgtttcaaattGTCTAAAACTCCTTCTAAACTAACACCCCATCCCTTCTTTCAAACCGAAACagaccaaatatttaaaaaagcacattaaatacaaaatccgagagctttaaaatgtttttctttttttaagggGGTTGACGTATAGCAACTTAGGGatggagggtaagcacccgcaaaccctttagctggtcaggggagatcgagacgagtccaacggtgggtagttttcgCTATTCTGATgtttagaacccgagatttagagttgCAAAAGTAACATCATGCGCGCCTGGGCATGAGTTACTAGTTGGCTGTATTATTGTTCTGGTTATTCTATTCACCCAAAAGATGGCTTCCTATGTTTGTaatgatgtaaaattttgtcaggaCGTCGGTCATCCCGAACAAAAACGATTTCGAGCGAAATCGTGTTTGGCAACGAAATGCAGATACTGGTATTTACCGCCCTGGCATTTTCGTTGCCAGGCTTTTGCCGCTCGCTGCCACGCGCAGATACTGGCAATAGCCGCTGCCTCAGCGATGTATCATAACAATGCGGCTTCTATTTTTTCGTGTCTTAttctcaattgaaaaatattgctcaaATCAATCGTTGTTTATAATTGTGTGAATTAAGTTTCTGACACAAACACGATGGATTTGTAGCTTAACATTACAATAAACACTTACATCAgctcaatataatttttgtcccTAAATTACCTATTCGTTTTTGCAGAGATTCTTCTCACTCAAGATGTCCACACCGATGACCTTAGACGTGTGGGCTGGAGATTGGGGACTTCCGTCTGTTGACATTCAATGCATCAGGATTATGGTATATACAGCTAGCACTCAAATACATTACTTATGTCTGAAATGGTaaatcatataatattttgcagatGTACGCTCGAATATGTGGAGCACCAGTCCAGTGCCGAACCGTCCGAACCCCTTTCTTTTCACCCTCTGGAAAGCTTCCTGTGTTCCGGCATGGCAGCCATACACTGACCAATTTTGACGACATTGCAGCTTATTTGCACAGAAAggtgtttatatttttctggaCTTTCAGGAATTGAATAGTGGATTTTGAAtgcattttactttttacactTTTTCTGATCAGCACTCACAcattattgattttctctATAATTATTAGTTATATGCAGCGCCATAGCATTTGGCCAAGAATCATTAAGTGTTGTTGGAAGGTGCGAGTCTAAAATattccatattttattaaataatttgtcctCTTTTATTAACCGTCCACGTAAATTTGTGgccaaaattatataatacaGATTTGATATGAACAGGACTTAACTTTCATACAAGGCTGTCAAAATATCAAAAGCTGAATGGTTACTGAATCAGctctacaaatattttaatccataGCATTTTTGGTTATTTATGTTCCAGAATTTTGGTCCCACACAACTTGTAGAATCACAGAGGTGTGAAACAGTGTCATACGCAGCTTACCTTGAGGAGAAGTTACTCCCTGCTCTGCTTCACATCTGGTTTGTAATCTAAGACCtacacacattttttaatcattcttcGTTCTTGTAGAAGTGCACTTAGGGATCAAAATATCCTTGATAAAAAGAtgctttaattattaataggTGGGTGAATGAAAAAAACTACATTGAGCTCACCCGACCTTGGTATGCCAAAGCACTCCGACTACCTTTTAACTTTTACTACCCAGGAAGGTATGAACAAGACGCGAAACTCAGGTTACAATCCTGTTACAATGGAACTCCTGATGAAATTGAAACTCAGGTAATATTGACTATAGGTTAAAATCCatgtaaaattgaaacaccaaatttaatttgaaacaggTATATAATGATGCAGAACAATGCTTGAATAGTCTCTCACAAAAACTTGGGGATAGCCAATATTTTGGAGGCAACTGTCCCTTCGCCCTTGATGCAACCATATTTGCGTACCTTGCACCTTTGCTGCGTGCACCATTTCCCTCAAATCGACTGCAAAACCACTTGAAGAATTGCAGAACCCTAGTCGAGTTTTGCAAGCGTGTGAGCCAGCTGTACTTCGAAAATTCGTTTAACAGTAACTTTTAGAGCACCCATCTACAAGTTTGAGagcttattttttctttgctattTGTAGAGTATGATGCTGAGAAGAAGAAAGCTGAGGCCGTTAAAAAGGAAACGGACGAAGACTTTCCAAACCAAAAAAGAAACTGGCTAGGTGCTGCAATATTTGCCACCGCTGCTATGACTGGATACTTGTTTAGTCAGGGAATGCTTCAGGTAAATCATTCTCTGTGTAAGACAGAGAGGTTCTAACTTTCAGATAATCTTTCCAGATTTCCCTTCAGCCGCAGAAAAGCTCTGCTAAACGCGAGTTGGGCGATGACTACGAGGAAATTTATCTTCATGAGGATACTTAATATACTCCGTTCATTCCTGTTCAGCTAGTCTTTTTCTTTATCGACTGCCAATAAAGTTGTGACAAAGGTatttggtgaaatttttctaCACTTAACCATGATGTTAATATCTTTCTTGTTGCTGGCAAAGGCTGTCAAAAGTTCCgcgaaaactttttaaataaattgaggaAGATACCCTAATGGCTTTTTGGGTGcaaagaaaattgtaattgcTCAATTTAAATGTATGCTTCAATACATGACTTATTATAGCGTAATAGTTGCTCATTAGTACTAGCAATTTGACTTTTAAAGGAAACAAGATGATTGTCGTGTATAGCTGATGATACAGAAGATGATGTTTATTATAGTACTTAATAATGTATATCAATGCAACTAGtgctcaatttaaaaaggcaCACAATGCGTTTGAatcacaatttcaaattgcttCGGTGATAAACTCGAGGATCAACAGATCACTCAACATGAATACTTTCATACTTTTTGTCTACACTAGTGGAACAAATCCACACATATGCAATCCATATCACAACAAGGAGGGTATATACTTTTAATCGGGTTTATAAATCTAGCTCACGGAAGAAGTGACGACAGCAAACAGAATAATTAGTCAGAGGTTGATCACAAGGAAGATACGATTTTAGCTCCTTATGCGACAATTTGTCATAAGCGATCCTGTACTCTTCGTCAAATGCCACTagaacagaaaattaaaaaattaaaggcaaCTCGGGCATGACTGATATAACCGTACCTTGGTCTATATTTTCTCTCTGGAGAGCAGCAAATGCCAGGAAGAGTATGTCTCTATAAATGGAATAAGTTCGAGGCATGATGTTCTGCTTGAGGGTTTGTCTTTCGGCAGCAACTTTGTTCATCGGCTCAAGCAAGTCGTTGCTCTTGACACAAGTGATTATCTTATCCATAATACTAGAATTAAATCAGTGAGCACAGtggtattaaaatttaaaatgtgtcaTACGCTGCAGAGATGTCTGCTTTGTGAACAGGTTTATTCTTGAGCTGCCTCATTTGCTGCCAAGCTATGTACATTGGTCTGCCTGTCTCTTCATAAAACCGTGGATTTTCCCACATGCACCTGATTAAAATGCCAGGTTGGGGAATATCAATCCAGCTGCAGTGAATAGATCTGCCTTTTTTCACTGCTACAGAATCCAGGCAAATGTACGGTAAGTGGCTCTCGACGTCGATGCGTTGGAATATCCATACCTagattcaaatatttagctAATTTTGAGGCAACAGCAGTCATATTTTACCAAATTCCAATATATAATTGGATGCTCATCAACGAAATTGAACTTCATGAGAGCAGCGTCTCCTTCAGTTTCCAGAATGCTCTCTATTTCTTTCCGCAACACTAGAGGATTAAGGTATGGAACAGTGACTGGTTCGTTAGAAACTGGCTCCATTCCAGAATCAGAAGAAGTCTGTAAGGCAAGAATTGATTGTATAGTTTTCATACATCACCATCTAACTTTGAACGTGGTGCGgccgaaattttaaaatcaaaatgaacaTCAACCAAGTGCTGATGTCATGCTTTAATTAGTTAGGTTTTCgttattcatattttagaagtacgcaaaaatgaattagaagaaaatgcaaataatatatttgcagGATTTACTTTGAGATCTTCAGGTTGCTCTCCTTGAGTCTGATTAGTCAGCTGACTTTCACTGATGCTCCTTGTCCGTGACctatttaataaacaatatataaatcaaaatacttTGATATACACAAATATTACGCTTTCTTTCCATCTGCAAGTGCAGAATCAGGGTGCAGCGTATCTTTGGAGCATGCCAGCTCTTGCAAAGATTGGGAACTTGCGCATGTAGGCAAAGGACTAGCACTGGCTTCCTTGACAGGCATTTCTCTGAAGTCCAAAATACTTACAACAAGGAACGGCACAACAGGTTTATCACAATGTTGGCACCTAGAGTGAAAAGTGTGACCACTCAAACTCACTTgaccaaattaatatttactttgtATTGAGATTTGAGTCGTCTGGGACCCATCCTGCCATTATCTCTTCGTCATACAAAATGCTCGCACAGTTGTGACACTTTGAACACGTGGTCATCTCAATTTCAAGGGCGATTGGAGCGTTGCCTGCCTCCTCCCGCCTCTGATAAATTTTCTCTGGTAGCATTGTGTGCAAAGATAAGTTGCTGCCTATGTCTGGTGCAAAATGGGAGTTATTTCACGAACAAAGTGGTCATTAACAGATATACCAGACGGATTGAGGTTGGTAGCGCTACCCTTCCTACTGCTGTCAACACCGCTGAACAAGTCGAGCAAGTTACTCCCCCAATAGTCCACAGCTGTGTATTGTCCCATGGAGCCAAGAGGAGAGAACTCAGGTATGTAGGAAGCGTTGCGGCTTCGCCTTTCTTCAGTAAAATCGTCTTCATCACCAACAACACTGCTTTCTCTTGTTGCTGAAGATGGATAGCcactaaaaattgattggatTGGGTGATTTGTGGTATAGATTATATTTTCCTTACTGTGGAGTTGTGCCTTTGACTGGTGTGGTATTTGAAGATATCACCTCCTTAATTTCGTCAAATTTTTTGGCCATAGATGTAGCGGCTGTCGAGGCTGCAGACTTCAAATTCATAAACATTTCATTTGTCCTCTTGCCTGTCAAGCTTGCAGGACTGCAAGAAGTTAATAAAATGGTAGATACAAACATTAATTGTGAATTCAAAGACCAGGGTAAGGTGGAAGTTATTCACACCATGCAaggaagcaaaaattaaataagggTACAAAGTGTGGTTAAACTAGTCTAACCTGAAACGCTGTGTTAGAGCATTTTGAGCGTTTTCGAGCAAGCGCATATCCGGCTTTCTCAAACTCAATCTTCCAGGACTGTACCTTCTGTAAGGAAGCAAAAAGAATGTTGCCTAAGTGggtgcaaacaaaataaaatctggcggtcataaaaattgctctAAATGATAATAAAGCTTTTCAGTGTAAAATAAGTGTTACGGAAAACATCAAGCAATGTTAACCTGAACGGCAACTTGAAACTGGAACTTAAGCTGCTTAGACTAGATGCAACACTAGGAGAAGCTTGAACTCCAGTGCGCATCATGGCCGATGGGCTAGCAGGCAGCGTGGATGATCTCTGGATCACCTTTTTTGTGCCATCGTCCATGTAAATATCGTCTGAGTCAAcacctgataaaaaaatgtgctgaTATTCAAACGACAAGAAAATTTGCTATATTTACATGACTCAGGTGGAGTTTGGCTCTTCATGATGCTGTCTGCACCCATTCCTTGATGATATGTAGCACTTCGCAACACAGGCGGTGGAGTAAATTTGTCAGTCATGTCTTCAGTTTTGCGTCTGACGTTTCTGTTGCTGTCCTTGAAAAGCACTGGCCCATGTGCTCCTTCTTCTGCTATCCAGCTCTTGGCTGGACTCTGCTCGACACTTGGAGGAAGAGCTTTGGCATCTTCTTCATCATCGTCCTCAGCATTCAGAGCACCCAAAGGGTCATTCTCCGTAACAATGGTGCGCGCAGGACTGCGTGGAGTTCtgcttaggtttgatggagtGGAAGGTGCAGACTGCTTTGTTGGGGTGGTGTTTTCGCTGCCATCCTGCATGTAATCAATGACGGCTTGCTCAAGGTCCTGGCTTTCGGAACGATGAGATTCACTTCCAAGTTTTCCTCTGCGTTTGTGACCATTAGCAAGCTCTGATTGTTTCTTAGCTTGAGCTTCTTCATTCTGCATAATCACTTTGAGCTGTCCAAGTTTCTCCAGGATCTGGGCATCGTTTGCAAAACTTTCTGACCTGTTGAGGAACTTGACGTTAGTATTGATGCAAAgcataagttaaaaaaatatttacctaaGCATTTGGAAGCAATCACTTGCTTCATTTGCTGAAGCAGTTCTATGTTCCCTCAGTCTTGAGTAGTCCGATCCACTAAAGTGTCGCCTCCGAAAAGTATTGTCAGTTGCTGTTCCAACAGAAACAGGTCTTCTTAATTCAACGTGATTTTCTGATGGTTCTGAAATGTTATCGCAATTAGGCACTGGGGATACAAAACAGCGTAACTCCTAACCAGGATGCTGAGGATTAGGAGACACTGGTGTTGGAGCTTTTACAATGCTGCTCACTCGAGGCCGGATTTGCACTGTGTCATTTTCATCACAAACCTCCTCTTCTTCTTTGGTTGTCACGTTTGTGTCCTCTGTTTGTTGGATTTCtgggaaaatatatattcctACTTTTTACAAATATGTAGAATGGATCAATCAtcgcaaaaataaacatataaatctgttttaatggattatcaattttttaatgaagctAAAGCTAACCAAAAACAAgtagtaattaaaaatgttttctgatCACAAGTCCCACACTAAATGAActaaatgttgcaaaaaatgaGGCATGGAAGCAACTGTCAAAAACGCTGACCTAATATTTCAGCTTTCATCTGgtaaatttttgtgcaataTGTAAACTGAGTAATAagccattttttcattctgaCAAATTGGAAGGCATTATGAAAGCTCGCTGATATGATTTAACTGCAAGTCAATATGTGAAAGCATTGCTTGAATGGTCACTGCAAATTGTCCTCACCACTAGCCGAGCTGTTTTCGTTGAGGCAGCCCCTCGAAGTAGACTCATAAAGAGAACCATAGCCAGCGTCACTTCCTGTCACAAGCAACTCTCTCAAACCCCAACGAATCATGCATTCCAAAACCAAATTAACTAACCTAAAGTGGCGGACTTCTGCTGGGCAGCAACCTCTAGCACTTCCTTGCTAATTTGATTTGGAGCAGAGTCATGCGAGGAATTTCCACTCTCCAATGATGTCCTGGACACGCCTCCCAGTGAATGACCATCAGAATCCTTGTCCATTGAGAGACGCCTCCTGGAACCTTTCCTACCAGCCCGCCGGAAGAGAGCGACTCCAAGTATGACGTTTCTCAATTTAGTCCACAGCAGCTGACTTGAGTTATTAATGTCAGAGGGCCAGGCGGCCTCCAGGACTGCACGGTTGTAAAAACCATATGTAATGGCGTTTGGTTGCATTCCACTTCGCTTCATCAGGAACAAAAGCTTCACGGCAAGGACTGGCATGTTGTACAGACCACAAAGTTGCATCACCACGCGGTAACAAATCTGAGGGCACCAATCagtcaaaatttatctttaaagTCCTAAGAGATTTGTGTACTTCATCTGATGGTGGGACTTTCAATTTGTGGAGCTTTTCCAGCAAATCAAACGCCTTTTGAAGAATTTGAACCTTGGACTGTGATCGAAGGATATGGCTGGGCAGGTGAATGAACCATAGGCTGAAAATACATGGAAAGTAAtgcaaaatcatttgattGAGTCAAATTGTGTAATACCTGTAGCAAGTGCTGAGCAAACACTTGGCCCAGAGAAGGGGCGAAGCAGATGATTTTCTCGCCATTTTCTGAGCACAGCGAATTTCGTGTTTGGTTCGCTTAGCAATAGGACTACCAGGCAACAATGAAATGTCTCCAAGGAACTTGACTGTCTCATTTTGGTTGAATAAAGCAGGATTCAACACAAAACCCTAAAACCATTTAGTTcgcattgaaatttaattattggtcACAGTGGCATACCCTGTAGGAGTAGGTGACACCAGGGGGTAAATCTGTGGGCTCGGGTGGCATGATGAACACTGTGTTCTCACTCTTCTCGTGATCATCAAGCTCTAATAACGGAGCATCAACATCATCCGACGTTCCAACCTGTTAAccgttaaaaaataaggacatatacataatataatttaactacTTTTTCAGCACAGTCGTCGAAAAATGCTAGTGACGCATCCATGTCCGACACAAAGGACCTTTCCTCGATAAACTTGATGAACATCTGTGTCTTCATTATGAGCTCAAAAAATTTGTGATGTGCTCTGTCTCTAGAGCGTTTGAATCCTTCCAAATCAAAGAGTGAGCTGGGGTCTGTGGTTCCTGCAGTTGGAGCTTTAGTGATGGGTAAGA
It encodes:
- the Crag gene encoding C-myc promoter-binding protein isoform X2 → MEEKRVADYFVVAGLPEKPVEIGEFNQEGTCLKPTHSLPPITEVTVIFHSLGESVPPGFTCITLTPSGHSASLTMGAWKSTDVYLCYKRGLDKPPLVDIGVIYDGKERIMSDSQVVRTTPENRPASITSGTSTKTYVTFRRAPERMPCNQLVVTDVCVINPGKGENPPHAFCLIDKSLNKSLIGMSGAYICYKKSMHRPNLITYKPGVLARYPKVDHAYFPFPENVPMFCLPMGATIECWPAEAAQPKPLFSTFVLTVADGAEMIYGSAITFYERMPDDNLTTSQRKQLKLENTNTLTSVNANKCICLLSHYPFFDTFEKFLKFLYKMTCNGPHAVPVERYISYFLENVPCPSPKRPRILFQLSSTERVILTQPEDLPLSKSGANFSALLSNLGPENCLLVLLLALTEQKILVHSLRPDVLTAVAEAISMIIFPFKWQCPYIPLCPLGLAYVLHAPVPLLIGVDSRFFDFYDPPSEISYIDLDTNSITIHQSNDDKEKCPLTSKTLPKKAARNLLKNLQRLFGKVRVTNQNLQKSVSTEGEFDDSSIDWDFIKKRKEQALEVEIQEAFLHFMATVLKGYRSFLLPITKAPTAGTTDPSSLFDLEGFKRSRDRAHHKFFELIMKTQMFIKFIEERSFVSDMDASLAFFDDCAEKVGTSDDVDAPLLELDDHEKSENTVFIMPPEPTDLPPGVTYSYRGFVLNPALFNQNETVKFLGDISLLPGSPIAKRTKHEIRCAQKMARKSSASPLLWAKCLLSTCYSLWFIHLPSHILRSQSKVQILQKAFDLLEKLHKLKVPPSDEICYRVVMQLCGLYNMPVLAVKLLFLMKRSGMQPNAITYGFYNRAVLEAAWPSDINNSSQLLWTKLRNVILGVALFRRAGRKGSRRRLSMDKDSDGHSLGGVSRTSLESGNSSHDSAPNQISKEVLEVAAQQKSATLEIQQTEDTNVTTKEEEEVCDENDTVQIRPRVSSIVKAPTPVSPNPQHPEPSENHVELRRPVSVGTATDNTFRRRHFSGSDYSRLREHRTASANEASDCFQMLRSESFANDAQILEKLGQLKVIMQNEEAQAKKQSELANGHKRRGKLGSESHRSESQDLEQAVIDYMQDGSENTTPTKQSAPSTPSNLSRTPRSPARTIVTENDPLGALNAEDDDEEDAKALPPSVEQSPAKSWIAEEGAHGPVLFKDSNRNVRRKTEDMTDKFTPPPVLRSATYHQGMGADSIMKSQTPPESCVDSDDIYMDDGTKKVIQRSSTLPASPSAMMRTGVQASPSVASSLSSLSSSFKLPFRRYSPGRLSLRKPDMRLLENAQNALTQRFSPASLTGKRTNEMFMNLKSAASTAATSMAKKFDEIKEVISSNTTPVKGTTPHGYPSSATRESSVVGDEDDFTEERRSRNASYIPEFSPLGSMGQYTAVDYWGSNLLDLFSGVDSSRKGSATNLNPSDIGSNLSLHTMLPEKIYQRREEAGNAPIALEIEMTTCSKCHNCASILYDEEIMAGWVPDDSNLNTKCQHCDKPVVPFLVVSILDFREMPVKEASASPLPTCASSQSLQELACSKDTLHPDSALADGKKASRTRSISESQLTNQTQGEQPEDLKTSSDSGMEPVSNEPVTVPYLNPLVLRKEIESILETEGDAALMKFNFVDEHPIIYWNLVWIFQRIDVESHLPYICLDSVAVKKGRSIHCSWIDIPQPGILIRCMWENPRFYEETGRPMYIAWQQMRQLKNKPVHKADISAAIMDKIITCVKSNDLLEPMNKVAAERQTLKQNIMPRTYSIYRDILFLAFAALQRENIDQVAFDEEYRIAYDKLSHKELKSYLPCDQPLTNYSVCCRHFFRELDL